One stretch of Pseudomonas sp. NC02 DNA includes these proteins:
- a CDS encoding flagellar hook-length control protein FliK has product MTGEINLPTLPPTLPAGPAPAPAAGELLKLLEPQTGLIDPGKTVNAEVLALKQGGDAFQLLLKLTLEGGRQTLVQASSSQPLPLGTQVEVSQTPSGNLSISLQQALSSSVAALTRIDTSQLPVGTLLQGKVLTTQALPQGANQPVVYRSLVSVLNNVLSGATLTVESPQPLRVGSLLSAVVQSAQTLSFVPLSGRQDQLAVAQQLSTQQSRQGSLDVVFTALQSLPATSSDSTGADLRAAAERLLAGLPDLAQASNPKVLAQLIQNSGTFLEAKLLAGQNPQIPPLDMKGALLRFVADLLPSLPASTNLNAILAANTLAQLLPSFVRSPLGTLGQVGARQAPAGFPLPDRLMQRLEGESDLENLLRLAAGAISRLQSHQLSSLEQTGTTADGKLLTTWQLEIPMRTLQDIVPLQVKFQREEPAPDKEQPERKDSKDPKQMLWRVEMALDMEPLGPLQVQAQLSQGKLSSQLWATRPFTASLIESHLGSLRERLVSSGLNVGDLDCHLGTPPRGPKTGLEQRWVDETA; this is encoded by the coding sequence ATGACCGGTGAGATCAATCTTCCCACGCTCCCCCCGACGCTTCCGGCCGGGCCTGCGCCCGCGCCTGCAGCGGGCGAGTTGCTGAAACTGCTGGAGCCGCAGACCGGCCTGATCGACCCCGGAAAAACCGTAAATGCCGAGGTGCTGGCACTGAAACAAGGCGGCGATGCATTTCAGTTGCTGCTCAAGCTGACCCTGGAAGGCGGCCGGCAAACCCTGGTGCAGGCCAGCAGCAGCCAGCCGCTGCCGCTGGGTACCCAGGTGGAAGTCAGCCAGACGCCGTCGGGCAATTTGTCCATCAGCCTGCAGCAGGCCCTGAGTTCCAGCGTCGCCGCGCTGACGCGTATCGATACCAGCCAGTTACCGGTGGGCACCCTGCTGCAAGGCAAGGTGCTGACCACCCAGGCGCTGCCACAGGGCGCCAACCAGCCGGTGGTGTATCGCTCACTGGTGTCGGTGCTCAATAACGTCCTCAGCGGCGCGACCCTGACCGTCGAAAGTCCGCAGCCCTTGCGCGTCGGCAGCCTGCTCAGCGCCGTGGTGCAAAGTGCGCAGACCTTGAGCTTTGTACCGCTGAGCGGGCGCCAGGACCAATTGGCCGTGGCCCAGCAACTCTCCACCCAGCAAAGCCGCCAGGGCTCGCTGGACGTGGTATTCACCGCGCTGCAAAGCCTGCCGGCGACCAGCAGCGACAGCACCGGGGCCGACCTGCGCGCCGCCGCCGAGCGTTTGCTCGCCGGCCTGCCCGACCTGGCCCAGGCCAGCAACCCCAAGGTGCTGGCGCAACTGATCCAGAACAGCGGGACCTTCCTCGAAGCCAAGTTGCTGGCCGGGCAAAACCCGCAGATACCGCCGCTGGACATGAAAGGCGCGCTGCTGCGCTTCGTCGCCGACCTGCTGCCATCCCTGCCCGCCAGCACCAATCTGAATGCGATCCTCGCTGCCAACACCCTGGCGCAGTTGCTGCCCAGCTTCGTACGCAGCCCGCTGGGCACCCTCGGCCAGGTCGGCGCCAGGCAGGCGCCCGCAGGCTTTCCGCTGCCCGATCGGCTGATGCAACGCCTGGAAGGTGAAAGTGACCTGGAAAACCTGCTGCGCCTGGCCGCCGGGGCCATCTCCCGCCTGCAAAGCCATCAGCTGTCGAGCCTGGAGCAGACCGGTACCACCGCCGACGGCAAGCTCTTGACCACCTGGCAGCTGGAAATCCCCATGCGCACCTTGCAGGACATCGTGCCGTTGCAGGTCAAGTTCCAGCGGGAAGAACCGGCGCCCGACAAGGAACAGCCGGAACGCAAGGACAGCAAGGATCCCAAGCAAATGCTCTGGCGCGTGGAAATGGCGCTCGACATGGAGCCGCTCGGCCCGTTGCAGGTCCAGGCGCAACTGAGCCAGGGCAAACTGTCGAGCCAGTTGTGGGCGACCCGGCCCTTCACCGCCAGCCTGATCGAAAGCCACCTGGGCAGCCTGCGCGAGCGCCTGGTGT